One part of the Tunicatimonas pelagia genome encodes these proteins:
- a CDS encoding PadR family transcriptional regulator translates to MISKELVAASTIPIVLSLLKEKDNYGYQLIKDVQRISGGSLQWKEGSLYPVLLKLEKKGLISSYIKQEDGRNRKYYSLNKSGKTTLSELKNEWTNINQVMITLWNPQTRLT, encoded by the coding sequence ATGATCTCTAAAGAATTAGTAGCTGCTTCTACCATTCCTATTGTTCTTTCTTTGCTGAAAGAGAAGGATAACTATGGCTACCAGCTAATCAAGGATGTTCAACGAATATCGGGTGGATCACTCCAATGGAAAGAAGGTTCGCTTTATCCGGTGCTACTAAAGCTAGAAAAGAAAGGGTTGATATCATCCTACATTAAGCAAGAGGATGGGAGAAACCGCAAATATTATTCTCTCAATAAATCAGGAAAAACCACTTTAAGCGAGCTAAAGAACGAATGGACTAATATCAATCAAGTAATGATAACGCTATGGAACCCGCAAACTCGTTTGACCTAG
- a CDS encoding ABC transporter ATP-binding protein, producing the protein MRTLLTTEDLSVQYLDAASAAIQHISLSVFERETVVIVGESGSGKTTLLKTMAGLLEPSEGKVVFDGKPLPPPSRRLVPGHPDIRMVFQDFGLSPNLTVHDNIDHVLRRYESTYRTERVQELISRCRLGGLKDQLPRTLSGGEKQRLALARALAEEPRLLLMDEPFGQVDTSLKQQLRIELADFLKESDSTVVMVTHDPKDALGLADTVVVVKEGKIVESGSPHEVYEQPSSAYSAQLFGSMTVLPVSFWRQYFTPALNLTSGYFGLRAEHVKIVLEWREDENLLDMLIAKVTQVVYQGFYQEVYLEAKGQTIIAFHQGEPVVARQTVGLMIDFTKLVPILP; encoded by the coding sequence ATGCGTACACTACTTACCACCGAAGACTTGTCGGTTCAGTATCTAGATGCTGCTTCAGCTGCGATACAACATATTAGCTTATCAGTTTTTGAGAGAGAAACCGTAGTTATTGTTGGCGAAAGCGGCTCGGGTAAAACCACACTGCTGAAAACAATGGCCGGATTACTAGAGCCTAGTGAAGGAAAGGTTGTCTTTGATGGCAAACCTTTACCCCCTCCTTCGCGCCGTTTGGTACCCGGGCACCCGGATATTCGGATGGTTTTTCAGGACTTTGGTTTATCCCCCAACCTAACTGTACACGACAATATTGATCACGTGCTGAGAAGGTACGAGTCAACTTATCGTACTGAACGGGTGCAAGAATTGATAAGTCGCTGCCGACTCGGTGGACTAAAAGATCAGCTGCCTAGAACCCTTTCGGGAGGAGAGAAGCAACGGCTCGCTCTAGCTAGGGCGTTGGCGGAGGAACCACGTTTGTTACTGATGGATGAGCCTTTTGGTCAGGTGGATACTTCGCTCAAGCAACAGTTAAGGATTGAATTGGCTGATTTCCTGAAAGAGTCTGATTCTACCGTAGTGATGGTTACGCACGATCCTAAAGACGCTCTGGGGTTAGCCGATACGGTTGTGGTGGTAAAAGAGGGTAAGATCGTAGAGAGCGGCTCGCCTCATGAGGTTTATGAACAACCCAGTTCGGCCTATTCTGCTCAATTGTTTGGTTCAATGACTGTTCTTCCGGTAAGCTTTTGGCGACAATATTTCACTCCGGCACTGAACCTCACTTCCGGCTATTTTGGGTTACGGGCCGAGCACGTCAAGATTGTTCTGGAATGGCGGGAGGATGAAAATTTACTCGATATGCTAATTGCCAAAGTGACTCAAGTAGTTTATCAAGGATTTTATCAGGAAGTTTACTTAGAAGCAAAAGGGCAAACGATCATTGCCTTTCATCAGGGAGAACCAGTCGTGGCACGCCAAACTGTGGGACTAATGATTGATTTTACCAAGCTAGTACCTATTTTGCCATAG
- a CDS encoding PadR family transcriptional regulator: protein MSKQHLGELEELILLLIIMLEPEDTYGLEIRRALKEHASRTITIGAVHGTVNRLEKKGLVTSQLGGATDERGGRRKRLFTITAHGKRVLQQSRDVKVSLWQQIPELALGNLRIT, encoded by the coding sequence ATGAGCAAACAACATCTTGGCGAATTAGAGGAGCTGATTCTACTACTAATTATTATGCTAGAACCGGAAGATACCTATGGTTTAGAAATCCGGCGGGCTCTCAAAGAACATGCCTCCCGAACCATAACCATTGGTGCCGTACACGGTACGGTGAACCGACTAGAAAAAAAAGGTTTAGTTACATCTCAACTCGGCGGAGCCACCGACGAACGAGGCGGAAGAAGAAAACGATTGTTTACCATAACTGCTCATGGAAAAAGGGTTCTTCAGCAAAGTAGAGATGTAAAAGTCAGCCTCTGGCAGCAGATTCCTGAACTAGCACTCGGCAACTTACGCATAACATGA
- a CDS encoding ABC transporter permease — protein sequence MKFPNNQLPKQVERFLSWLCKPEVLEEILGDLEEYYIELTEKPRWQQPILYWFQALHFLRPFALKRINPFQPVNRIPMFRNYYKTSSRSLMRNPLSSFINIFGLSMAIGVCLVVYAFLKYDYSIDRFHEFKDEVYLITFSADRSGTEEQYGLTPRPLGDMLREDFTHIKKVCRVEDKNAVLKNGDKVFHENVRFSDPEFLEMFTFPLKWGVKQSLVEPNNIILSDEMAVKYFGDENPLGQDIQIIFGADRSKTFKVSGVAEPFPEAHIIDFSFLVNFENLRTNFPDYNTQDWEEFVNATLIQVDDPSDLAPITKGMTKYQTLHNEAQHDWKITSFGFEQLAGLHLNSGNIKNDISYDASSEGRITLPIIALFMLALACFNYVNIAIVSVTKRLKEIGVRKVIGANRSKVVTQFLAENILVTAFALIAGLVLALTVFLPWFIQVAQRSMELDLLDGNLWIFLVALLFLTGITSGIYPALYISRFNAVKIFKGSVQFGKKNPLTKVLLGFQLILACITITSAVVFTQNTTYLANRSWGYNQQGTLYADVVDAVGFNRLNALMIQHPDVLSTAGSTHHLGKETASTLVYQANRPYEVAQLSVSADYFETMELQLTEGRFFKDRSENDKQAVVVNELLVKNMALAQPLGKLLEIDSAKYEVIGVVKDFHEKNFYYEMRPTIFRLANQSDYRYLSMKVRPGTEQNAYQALQSEWTALFPETPFQGGHQEDVWTGFFEEVDTQERFMKTVAFMAVLLASLGLYGLVTLNVSGRIKEFSIRKVLGAGLKNIAINITRQYIILCLVALLLGLPISYVLAKALMDMMYPIFAPIGYLEIALPAIILVVVLLAVMFTQVGKVSKSNLVDGLRTE from the coding sequence ATGAAATTCCCGAATAACCAACTCCCAAAGCAAGTAGAGCGATTTCTCAGTTGGCTCTGTAAGCCTGAAGTGTTAGAGGAAATTTTGGGCGACCTAGAAGAATACTACATCGAACTCACCGAAAAGCCTCGCTGGCAACAACCTATTCTGTACTGGTTTCAAGCCCTGCATTTTCTTCGCCCTTTTGCCCTCAAAAGAATAAACCCATTCCAACCCGTCAACCGCATTCCCATGTTCAGAAATTACTACAAAACCTCCTCACGCAGCTTAATGCGAAACCCGCTCAGCTCGTTCATCAATATTTTTGGTTTATCGATGGCAATTGGGGTGTGCCTGGTAGTGTACGCATTCTTAAAGTACGACTACAGCATAGACCGTTTTCACGAATTCAAAGACGAAGTATACCTAATTACCTTTTCTGCCGACCGAAGCGGAACAGAAGAACAATATGGTCTTACTCCTCGTCCGTTGGGCGATATGCTACGAGAGGATTTTACGCATATTAAAAAAGTATGCCGAGTTGAGGATAAGAACGCAGTGCTAAAAAATGGCGATAAAGTGTTTCACGAAAACGTACGATTTTCCGATCCGGAATTTTTAGAAATGTTCACCTTTCCTTTAAAATGGGGAGTGAAACAATCACTAGTTGAACCAAACAACATCATTCTGAGCGATGAAATGGCTGTGAAGTACTTCGGGGATGAGAATCCGTTGGGTCAGGATATACAGATAATTTTTGGGGCAGACCGAAGTAAGACATTCAAAGTAAGCGGAGTGGCTGAACCTTTCCCCGAAGCACATATCATTGACTTTAGCTTCCTGGTCAATTTTGAGAACCTGCGAACTAACTTTCCTGACTACAATACCCAGGACTGGGAAGAATTTGTGAACGCCACCCTGATTCAAGTAGACGACCCATCGGATTTAGCCCCTATCACCAAAGGGATGACGAAGTACCAAACGTTGCATAACGAAGCCCAACACGACTGGAAGATCACTTCCTTTGGATTTGAGCAATTGGCTGGTCTACACCTAAACTCAGGTAATATAAAAAACGACATCTCTTACGATGCTTCTTCGGAAGGACGCATTACACTGCCTATCATTGCGCTATTTATGCTGGCACTAGCCTGCTTTAACTATGTTAACATTGCGATTGTATCGGTCACGAAGCGTCTGAAAGAAATTGGAGTGAGAAAAGTAATCGGGGCTAACCGGAGTAAAGTAGTTACTCAATTTTTAGCCGAGAATATACTGGTGACAGCCTTTGCACTCATTGCAGGACTGGTTCTGGCACTCACGGTTTTTTTACCTTGGTTCATTCAGGTAGCACAACGCAGTATGGAACTAGATCTTCTCGATGGAAACCTTTGGATTTTTCTGGTGGCACTTTTATTCCTGACTGGTATTACATCGGGCATCTATCCCGCGCTTTACATTTCAAGATTCAATGCGGTCAAAATATTTAAAGGGTCGGTTCAGTTTGGTAAAAAGAACCCGCTTACCAAAGTGCTGCTGGGATTTCAGCTTATTCTCGCTTGTATTACCATTACTTCTGCTGTTGTTTTCACTCAGAATACGACCTACTTAGCTAATCGCAGTTGGGGATACAATCAGCAAGGAACGCTCTACGCTGACGTAGTAGATGCCGTAGGCTTCAACCGCCTCAATGCGTTAATGATCCAACATCCCGATGTGTTGTCTACTGCCGGGTCAACGCATCATTTGGGAAAAGAGACAGCCTCAACACTGGTGTATCAAGCTAACCGTCCGTACGAAGTAGCGCAACTATCAGTTAGTGCCGACTATTTTGAGACAATGGAGCTACAACTTACTGAGGGTAGATTTTTTAAAGACCGGTCGGAAAACGATAAGCAAGCGGTAGTAGTGAATGAGCTGCTAGTGAAGAATATGGCTTTAGCGCAGCCCCTAGGTAAATTACTCGAGATTGATAGTGCTAAGTACGAAGTGATTGGGGTAGTAAAAGATTTTCACGAAAAGAATTTTTACTACGAAATGCGGCCCACTATTTTCCGCTTAGCCAATCAGTCGGATTATCGTTATCTGTCCATGAAAGTTAGACCCGGCACCGAGCAAAATGCTTACCAAGCATTACAATCTGAATGGACTGCCCTCTTTCCCGAAACGCCCTTTCAGGGAGGCCACCAAGAAGATGTGTGGACCGGATTTTTTGAAGAAGTAGATACGCAAGAACGGTTTATGAAAACGGTTGCCTTCATGGCAGTACTACTAGCCAGCCTAGGATTATACGGGCTAGTAACCCTCAATGTGTCCGGACGGATAAAAGAATTTAGTATTAGAAAGGTACTAGGAGCCGGATTGAAGAATATTGCTATCAATATTACTCGTCAGTACATCATATTGTGCCTAGTGGCCCTCTTACTGGGATTACCTATCAGTTACGTACTTGCTAAAGCCCTAATGGATATGATGTATCCTATCTTTGCCCCAATAGGGTACTTAGAAATTGCACTACCCGCCATAATATTAGTAGTAGTCTTGTTAGCAGTAATGTTTACCCAAGTAGGCAAAGTATCTAAATCTAACCTAGTAGATGGGCTGAGAACGGAGTAA
- a CDS encoding Hsp20/alpha crystallin family protein has protein sequence MKNILKDFVHQIDTMNTVGGGTTATRVNVTKEVDRLVIEVSAPSVHSDSFNIYLRGNQLIVYTVLNDTETLGEQESLAARHTVPMFNRMFDVPPHVDREQIDAVFEDGYLRVILPFSEGESAEVKRIDIREY, from the coding sequence ATGAAAAACATACTAAAGGACTTTGTCCATCAAATAGATACAATGAACACTGTGGGTGGTGGTACTACCGCAACTCGAGTAAATGTAACGAAGGAGGTAGATAGGCTAGTGATTGAAGTGAGTGCCCCTAGCGTACACAGCGATTCATTCAATATTTATCTGCGCGGAAATCAACTAATTGTTTATACTGTACTGAACGATACGGAAACACTAGGAGAACAAGAGAGCTTAGCGGCTCGCCACACCGTTCCTATGTTTAACCGAATGTTTGATGTTCCCCCGCACGTTGATCGAGAACAAATTGATGCCGTTTTTGAAGATGGTTATTTGCGGGTAATTCTTCCCTTTAGCGAAGGCGAATCGGCAGAAGTAAAACGCATTGATATTCGGGAGTACTAA
- a CDS encoding sodium:solute symporter family protein: MTTWIFIIGSIYLGMLAYVATRSFRSNKSAEDYLMAGSNIGVILGFLTFAATLFSTFTILGMPDFFRNNGIGAWIFLAVSDGGMIFLILWFGYHLRKKVKEKGFQGMAGLLQNCYGNKLAGYVSFGGMSIFLVPYVAIQIRGIAIFLTAVFPEALPPWGWSMAIMGVMLLYSEIGGLKAIMHADAVQGLTLLVVSWIIGISCVEHFDNLKALFAEVQASNPELLSTPGPNGLFTPQFLIASFLVILCIPITQPQLAIRLVILRNLRTTHLMAVAVGIFAILVIIPTIFIGLYGAVRYPDASTPDFLSQVLLYEQPGIIAALAVVGLLAAGLSTTDSQIFAMGTELRSLLSGSEKSKLTKTKVAIVGFAVVALIFSILASDQLALLARVSFAGTSMLAPMILAAVLTRQKLGIEIIFATALALLTFLASLLGLIPASLGSIRLDLFLLVMLGTFVLISSRLRS, encoded by the coding sequence ATGACAACCTGGATTTTTATCATTGGCTCTATTTATTTAGGGATGCTGGCGTATGTGGCAACCCGTTCTTTTCGAAGTAACAAGTCAGCCGAAGACTATCTGATGGCGGGTTCCAACATTGGCGTTATTCTCGGCTTTCTCACCTTTGCCGCTACCCTCTTCAGTACCTTCACCATTCTCGGGATGCCTGACTTTTTCCGAAATAATGGTATTGGTGCCTGGATATTCCTGGCCGTTTCTGACGGTGGTATGATTTTCCTGATTCTCTGGTTTGGGTATCATTTGCGAAAAAAGGTGAAAGAGAAGGGCTTTCAGGGAATGGCGGGTTTACTGCAAAACTGCTACGGGAATAAACTGGCGGGATACGTTAGCTTCGGGGGGATGTCTATTTTCTTAGTACCCTACGTAGCGATTCAAATTCGCGGTATCGCCATTTTCTTGACCGCTGTTTTTCCCGAGGCCTTACCACCTTGGGGCTGGTCAATGGCTATTATGGGGGTAATGCTGCTCTACAGCGAGATTGGTGGCCTCAAAGCAATCATGCACGCGGATGCGGTCCAAGGATTAACGCTGCTAGTGGTAAGCTGGATTATCGGCATTAGCTGCGTAGAACACTTTGATAACCTGAAGGCACTGTTTGCCGAGGTGCAGGCCAGCAATCCGGAGTTACTCTCTACACCGGGGCCTAATGGTTTATTCACCCCGCAGTTTCTGATTGCCTCTTTTCTGGTGATTCTCTGTATTCCCATTACACAACCGCAATTGGCAATTCGCTTAGTAATTTTGCGCAATTTACGGACAACGCACCTGATGGCCGTGGCGGTTGGGATTTTTGCCATTCTGGTGATTATTCCTACCATTTTTATTGGTCTGTACGGAGCTGTTCGCTATCCTGATGCTAGTACTCCTGACTTCCTTTCGCAAGTATTGTTATACGAACAACCAGGAATTATTGCTGCTTTAGCCGTAGTAGGTTTGCTAGCAGCCGGGCTTTCTACCACGGATTCCCAAATTTTTGCGATGGGCACTGAGCTTCGCTCCCTACTTTCGGGTAGTGAAAAATCTAAGCTTACCAAAACCAAAGTAGCAATTGTGGGCTTCGCTGTGGTAGCGTTAATTTTTTCTATTTTAGCTAGCGATCAATTGGCGTTACTAGCCCGGGTTAGCTTTGCCGGAACCTCCATGCTGGCTCCCATGATTTTAGCAGCAGTGCTCACTCGCCAAAAACTGGGCATAGAAATTATCTTTGCTACGGCCTTGGCTTTACTAACGTTCTTAGCCTCGCTGTTAGGCTTAATTCCTGCTTCATTAGGCTCTATTCGCCTCGATTTATTTTTGCTAGTCATGTTGGGGACTTTCGTCCTAATTTCCAGTAGGTTACGAAGTTAA
- the lepB gene encoding signal peptidase I — MKLFSKKPKSADPKPVWKEWLHSIVFAVIAASLLRSLFMEAFAIPTSSMENSLLVGDYLFVSKLHYGATTPRTPLQIPLMHQNLPGTEIPEYLDWIELPYYRLPGFREVKRNEEVVFHYPPEWDRPVDMKTFYVKRCVGLPGDNLEIRGGEIIVNEEVLPKPEHGQTSYWVQAKQTIHPRVFRRLGIDEYYAGSGGYQINAEADAAQQLSELPFVQKVEEIIYQPGEMSERLYPQGQHPQRQEKDWTIDYYGSIYLPQKGDRIQLTEENLALYGPAIIHYENVDAELVDGKLLIDGKENKEYEFQQGYYFMVGDNRHNSLDSRFWGFVPEDHIVGKPVVVWFSYDKTADFFNRVRWRRLFTLI; from the coding sequence ATGAAACTGTTCTCAAAAAAGCCGAAGTCCGCCGATCCTAAACCTGTCTGGAAAGAGTGGTTGCATTCTATTGTATTTGCCGTGATCGCCGCTTCACTGCTGCGTAGTTTGTTCATGGAAGCGTTTGCAATTCCTACCTCATCAATGGAAAATTCGCTACTGGTAGGTGACTACTTATTTGTGAGCAAACTACACTACGGGGCTACCACCCCGCGCACCCCACTACAAATACCGCTAATGCACCAAAATTTACCGGGAACAGAAATTCCTGAGTATCTAGATTGGATAGAGCTTCCTTACTATCGTTTGCCGGGTTTTAGGGAAGTAAAGCGTAATGAAGAAGTAGTCTTTCATTATCCGCCCGAGTGGGATCGCCCGGTAGATATGAAAACCTTCTACGTGAAACGTTGCGTGGGCTTACCCGGTGATAACCTGGAAATCCGAGGCGGAGAAATTATTGTAAACGAAGAAGTTCTGCCGAAGCCTGAACACGGACAAACCAGCTACTGGGTACAAGCGAAGCAAACCATTCATCCGCGCGTATTTCGCCGATTAGGTATTGACGAGTATTATGCTGGCTCAGGCGGTTACCAAATTAACGCTGAGGCCGATGCCGCCCAGCAGTTAAGTGAGCTACCGTTTGTGCAGAAAGTAGAAGAAATTATCTATCAGCCCGGTGAAATGAGCGAACGCTTGTATCCACAGGGGCAGCATCCACAGCGGCAAGAAAAAGATTGGACTATTGATTACTACGGCTCAATTTATTTACCCCAAAAGGGTGACCGTATTCAGTTGACTGAAGAAAATCTAGCATTGTACGGCCCAGCTATTATCCACTACGAAAATGTAGATGCTGAACTTGTTGATGGAAAGCTGCTCATTGATGGAAAAGAAAATAAAGAATACGAATTCCAGCAAGGCTACTACTTTATGGTTGGCGATAATCGGCACAATTCATTGGATTCCCGCTTTTGGGGATTCGTGCCTGAAGACCATATTGTGGGTAAGCCCGTAGTCGTTTGGTTTTCTTACGATAAAACGGCTGACTTCTTCAATCGAGTTCGCTGGAGGCGCTTGTTTACATTAATTTAG